From Plasmodium relictum strain SGS1 genome assembly, chromosome: 8, the proteins below share one genomic window:
- the SDH4 gene encoding succinate dehydrogenase subunit 4, putative, which yields MDNSTVNYCNMLVNKIFGSSIEKYFKIVNISIIIILMTVLHYIYSFNENSKYYNDKVLLYMYYGFLFCVICFAISINWIYYEYMKNKKNKNTQQIETRGDKKKD from the exons ATGGATAATTCCACAGTTAATTATTGTAATATGTtggtaaataaaattttcggCTCCAgtattgaaaaatattttaaaatagttaatatttctataatcataattttaatgacagttttacattatatatattcctttaatgaaaatagtaaatattataatgatAAGGTTCtgttatatatgtattatggatttttattttgtgtTATATGTTTTGCTATAAGTATAAACtg gatatattatgaatatatgaaaaataaaaaaaataaaaatactcaACAAATAGAAACTAGAg gtgataaaaaaaaggattaa
- a CDS encoding eukaryotic translation initiation factor 2 beta subunit, putative codes for MEDKIEDVGLSFGDVEKVNDESKQLFDFGEKKKKKKKKEIAEKVEEVIIDGTGNVFERGAVYPYDELLQRIQVLINEHNIDLCISKKYTIKPPQVVRVGSKKVAWINFKDICTIMNRNEEHVFHFVLAELGTEGSIAGEGQLVLKGKYGPKHIEALLRKYITEYVTCQMCKSPNTTMEKDSRTRLFHQHCNACGAKRSVTTIKSGFHALGRGERRKAKHTN; via the exons ATGGAAGATAAAATAGAAGATGTAGGTTTAAGTTTTGGTGATGTAGAAAAAGTAAATGATGAATCAAAGCAGTTATTTGATTTtggtgaaaaaaaaaaaaagaagaagaagaaggaAATAGCAGAAAAAGTAGAAGAAGTAATAATAGATGGAACAGGAAATGTATTTGAAAGAGGTGCTGTATATCCATATGATGAATTATTGCAAAGAATTCAAGTATTAATAAATGAACATAACATAGATTTAtgtatatcaaaaaaatatacaataaaacCTCCACAAGTAGTTAGAGTAGGATCAAAAAAAGTTGCATGGattaattttaaagatatatGTACAATTATGAATAGAAACGAAGAACATGTTTTCCATTTTGTTTTAGCTGAACTAGGAACAGAAGGATCTATAGCAGGAGAAGGGCAATTAGtattaaaaggaaaatatgGACCAAAACATATTGAAGCtttattaagaaaatatataacagAATATGTAACTTGTCAGATGTGTAAAAGTCCGAATACTACCATGGAAAAGGATAGTAGAACTAGACTTTTTCATCAACATTGTAACGCTTGCGGAGCAAAAAG aTCTGTTACAACTATTAAAAGTGGTTTCCATGCATTAGGAAGAGGAGAAAGAAGAAAAGCAAAGCATactaattaa
- a CDS encoding ankyrin-repeat protein, putative, with translation MATEERVKLLIAARKGTYEDVVSLSKLKIPLGDYVQPPHNRTAFWYSCRNGSLKMAKIILKKGSNINHKDVNGISPLHICVKHGHLNLAKFLIENNANINIKDNDGKTPIFYAIINKHYEIVKLLVENGADVSIKDNNNASAYDYADFTGKEKLSTYILYKSNELIVKNEQDALNKD, from the exons ATGGCAAct GAAGAGAgagtaaaattattaatagcTGCACGAAAag GAACTTACGAAGATGTCGTTTCTTTGTCTAAATTGAAAATACCTTTGGGTGATTACGTTCAACCTCca CATAATAGAACAGCCTTTTGGTATAGTTGTAGAAATGGTAGCTTAAAAATggcaaaaataattttaaaaaaaggaagtAACATAAATCATAAAGATGTTAATGGAATATCTCCACTGCATATTTGTGTTAAGCATGGGCATTTGAATTTGGCAAAATTTCTTATTGAAAATAAtgcaaatataaatataaaagataat gaTGGAAAAACTCCTATATTTTACgctataataaataaacattATGAA ATCGTTAAATTGTTAGTAGAAAATGGTGCTGATGTTTCAATAAAAGACAAT aaTAATGCAAGTGCTTATGATTACGCCGATTTCActggaaaagaaaaattatctacctatatattatataaaa GTAATGAGTTAATTGTTAAGAATGAACAAGATGCACTAAATAAGGACTAG